TTTTTCCATGGTTTTCAGATGATGAACCGATCCTATGGTGGTCACCGCACCCCCGTCTGGTTTTGTATCCGGAGGAAATCCGGGTTTCAAAGACCTTAAAGAAAATCATTCGAAAAAATACGTTCCATATAACTATGGATTCAGCCTTTGAACAGGTGATCCAATCGTGTGCAAAAATTCGAATCGAAAAGAATGAAGGCACCTGGATCGTTCAAAAGATGATCGATGCCTACTGCAAGCTCCACGGTTCCGGTTTTGCGCATTCAGTGGAGGCCTGGTATCAAGGGGAACTGGCAGGCGGGATCTACGGGATTTCGCTAGGCAAGTGTTTTTTCGGCGAATCGATGTTCAGCCGTATCAGCAATGCGTCTAATGTGACTTTAGTCAAACTGGTAGAATATCTGAAAGCGCTGTCCTTTGACATGCTGGACTGCCAGATTACCACTGCGCATTTGCTCCGCTTCGGAGCCAGGGAAATACCGCGGGCTGTTTTTTTAAAGCAGCTCAAAAAATCGCTGACAGCGCCGACCATAAGGGGTCGCTGGTCTTATTAATGTGATTTGTTCAACTGATTATAGCAGTTCTAAATGAAATTATCCGGCGCCTGAAGCGGAATGTTATTTTGAGAGAGGCTATTACA
Above is a window of Candidatus Desulfatibia profunda DNA encoding:
- a CDS encoding leucyl/phenylalanyl-tRNA--protein transferase, producing the protein MPVFLLSENISFPPPHFASKEGLLAVGGDLSQQRLLLAYRMGIFPWFSDDEPILWWSPHPRLVLYPEEIRVSKTLKKIIRKNTFHITMDSAFEQVIQSCAKIRIEKNEGTWIVQKMIDAYCKLHGSGFAHSVEAWYQGELAGGIYGISLGKCFFGESMFSRISNASNVTLVKLVEYLKALSFDMLDCQITTAHLLRFGAREIPRAVFLKQLKKSLTAPTIRGRWSY